In the Camelus ferus isolate YT-003-E chromosome 34, BCGSAC_Cfer_1.0, whole genome shotgun sequence genome, one interval contains:
- the GSG1 gene encoding germ cell-specific gene 1 protein isoform X4: MASCRGLVRMELPKGFSDQRTCLSALLSVLSLSLSTASLLSNYWFVGTQKVPKPLCGKGLAAKCFDMPLPLDGGSTNSSPQEVVQYSWEAGDDRFTFHAFRSGMWLSCEETVEEPGERCRSFLELTPPTERGEKGLLEFATLQGSRHPTLRFGGKRLMEKAFLSHPPLGLVAKILWLSLGAQFACIGLELISFLLLLTDLLFTGNPGCGLKLSAFAAVSSVLSAWVSFTCCMASAVTTFNTYTRLVLEFKCKHSKSFKGPPRCLSHHHQCFLQQPAGAAQLGGPVTDCPPHHPQPIRSVSEGVDFYSELRDTGFQPGTSRGPREEVARASVKEEPC; the protein is encoded by the exons ATGGCGAGCTGTCGGGGACTCGTGCGG ATGGAACTCCCGAAGGGCTTCTCTGACCAACGGACATGCCTATCTGCCCTCCTCAGCGTGCTATCACTCAGCCTCTCCACAGCATCCCTGCTCAGCAACTACTGGTTTGTGGGCACACAGAAGGTGCCCAAGCCCCTGTGCGGGAAAGGTCTGGCAGCCAAGTGCTTTGACATGCCACTGCCCTTGGATGGGGGCAGCACCAACTCATCACCCCAGGAGGTGGTGCAAtacagctgggaggctggggatgaCCGCTTCACCTTCCATGCCTTCCGCAGCGGCATGTGGCTATCCTGTGAGGAAACTGTGGAAGAACCAG GGGAGAGGTGTCGAAGCTTCCTTGAACTCACACCACCAACCGAGAGAGGTGAGAAAGGACTACTGGAATTTGCCACGTTGCAAGGCTCACGTCACCCCACTCTCCGATTTGGAGGGAAGCGGTTGATGGAGAAGGctttcctctcccatcctcccttgGGGCTTGTGGCAA AGATCCTCTGGTTATCACTGGGAGCCCAGTTCGCCTGCATCGGACTTGAACTCATCAGCTTCCTCCTGCTACTGACGGACTTGCTATTCACGGGGAACCCGGGCTGCGGGCTCAAGCTGAGCGCCTTTGCAGCTGTATCCTCCGTCTTGTCAG CCTGGGTTTCCTTCACCTGCTGCATGGCATCAGCAGTCACCACCTTCAACACCTACACCAGGCTGGTGCTGGAGTTCAAGTGCAAGCACAGTAAAAGCTTCAAGGGCCCCCCGCGCTGCCTGTCGCACCACCACCAGTGCTTCCTGCAGCAGCCGGCGGGCGCAGCCCAGCTGGGGGGCCCTGTGACCGACTGCCCCCCGCACCACCCCCAGCCCATCCGCTCAGTCTCCGAGGGAGTTGACTTCTACTCAGAGCTACGCGACACAGGATTTCAACCGGGGACAAGCCGGGGGCCCAGGGAAGAGGTGGCAAGGGCATCTGTCAAGGAAGAACCGTGTTAG
- the GSG1 gene encoding germ cell-specific gene 1 protein isoform X1, whose product MASCRGLVRMELPKGFSDQRTCLSALLSVLSLSLSTASLLSNYWFVGTQKVPKPLCGKGLAAKCFDMPLPLDGGSTNSSPQEVVQYSWEAGDDRFTFHAFRSGMWLSCEETVEEPGERCRSFLELTPPTERGEKGLLEFATLQGSRHPTLRFGGKRLMEKAFLSHPPLGLVAKILWLSLGAQFACIGLELISFLLLLTDLLFTGNPGCGLKLSAFAAVSSVLSGLLGMVGHMMYSQVFQATANLGPEDWRPHAWKYGWAFYTAWVSFTCCMASAVTTFNTYTRLVLEFKCKHSKSFKGPPRCLSHHHQCFLQQPAGAAQLGGPVTDCPPHHPQPIRSVSEGVDFYSELRDTGFQPGTSRGPREEVARASVKEEPC is encoded by the exons ATGGCGAGCTGTCGGGGACTCGTGCGG ATGGAACTCCCGAAGGGCTTCTCTGACCAACGGACATGCCTATCTGCCCTCCTCAGCGTGCTATCACTCAGCCTCTCCACAGCATCCCTGCTCAGCAACTACTGGTTTGTGGGCACACAGAAGGTGCCCAAGCCCCTGTGCGGGAAAGGTCTGGCAGCCAAGTGCTTTGACATGCCACTGCCCTTGGATGGGGGCAGCACCAACTCATCACCCCAGGAGGTGGTGCAAtacagctgggaggctggggatgaCCGCTTCACCTTCCATGCCTTCCGCAGCGGCATGTGGCTATCCTGTGAGGAAACTGTGGAAGAACCAG GGGAGAGGTGTCGAAGCTTCCTTGAACTCACACCACCAACCGAGAGAGGTGAGAAAGGACTACTGGAATTTGCCACGTTGCAAGGCTCACGTCACCCCACTCTCCGATTTGGAGGGAAGCGGTTGATGGAGAAGGctttcctctcccatcctcccttgGGGCTTGTGGCAA AGATCCTCTGGTTATCACTGGGAGCCCAGTTCGCCTGCATCGGACTTGAACTCATCAGCTTCCTCCTGCTACTGACGGACTTGCTATTCACGGGGAACCCGGGCTGCGGGCTCAAGCTGAGCGCCTTTGCAGCTGTATCCTCCGTCTTGTCAG GCCTCCTGGGGATGGTGGGCCATATGATGTACTCACAAGTCTTCCAGGCAACAGCCAATTTGGGTCCAGAAGACTGGAGGCCCCATGCTTGGAAGTATGGCTGGGCCTTCTA CACAGCCTGGGTTTCCTTCACCTGCTGCATGGCATCAGCAGTCACCACCTTCAACACCTACACCAGGCTGGTGCTGGAGTTCAAGTGCAAGCACAGTAAAAGCTTCAAGGGCCCCCCGCGCTGCCTGTCGCACCACCACCAGTGCTTCCTGCAGCAGCCGGCGGGCGCAGCCCAGCTGGGGGGCCCTGTGACCGACTGCCCCCCGCACCACCCCCAGCCCATCCGCTCAGTCTCCGAGGGAGTTGACTTCTACTCAGAGCTACGCGACACAGGATTTCAACCGGGGACAAGCCGGGGGCCCAGGGAAGAGGTGGCAAGGGCATCTGTCAAGGAAGAACCGTGTTAG
- the GSG1 gene encoding germ cell-specific gene 1 protein isoform X2: MAKMELPKGFSDQRTCLSALLSVLSLSLSTASLLSNYWFVGTQKVPKPLCGKGLAAKCFDMPLPLDGGSTNSSPQEVVQYSWEAGDDRFTFHAFRSGMWLSCEETVEEPGERCRSFLELTPPTERGEKGLLEFATLQGSRHPTLRFGGKRLMEKAFLSHPPLGLVAKILWLSLGAQFACIGLELISFLLLLTDLLFTGNPGCGLKLSAFAAVSSVLSGLLGMVGHMMYSQVFQATANLGPEDWRPHAWKYGWAFYTAWVSFTCCMASAVTTFNTYTRLVLEFKCKHSKSFKGPPRCLSHHHQCFLQQPAGAAQLGGPVTDCPPHHPQPIRSVSEGVDFYSELRDTGFQPGTSRGPREEVARASVKEEPC; encoded by the exons ATGGCCAAG ATGGAACTCCCGAAGGGCTTCTCTGACCAACGGACATGCCTATCTGCCCTCCTCAGCGTGCTATCACTCAGCCTCTCCACAGCATCCCTGCTCAGCAACTACTGGTTTGTGGGCACACAGAAGGTGCCCAAGCCCCTGTGCGGGAAAGGTCTGGCAGCCAAGTGCTTTGACATGCCACTGCCCTTGGATGGGGGCAGCACCAACTCATCACCCCAGGAGGTGGTGCAAtacagctgggaggctggggatgaCCGCTTCACCTTCCATGCCTTCCGCAGCGGCATGTGGCTATCCTGTGAGGAAACTGTGGAAGAACCAG GGGAGAGGTGTCGAAGCTTCCTTGAACTCACACCACCAACCGAGAGAGGTGAGAAAGGACTACTGGAATTTGCCACGTTGCAAGGCTCACGTCACCCCACTCTCCGATTTGGAGGGAAGCGGTTGATGGAGAAGGctttcctctcccatcctcccttgGGGCTTGTGGCAA AGATCCTCTGGTTATCACTGGGAGCCCAGTTCGCCTGCATCGGACTTGAACTCATCAGCTTCCTCCTGCTACTGACGGACTTGCTATTCACGGGGAACCCGGGCTGCGGGCTCAAGCTGAGCGCCTTTGCAGCTGTATCCTCCGTCTTGTCAG GCCTCCTGGGGATGGTGGGCCATATGATGTACTCACAAGTCTTCCAGGCAACAGCCAATTTGGGTCCAGAAGACTGGAGGCCCCATGCTTGGAAGTATGGCTGGGCCTTCTA CACAGCCTGGGTTTCCTTCACCTGCTGCATGGCATCAGCAGTCACCACCTTCAACACCTACACCAGGCTGGTGCTGGAGTTCAAGTGCAAGCACAGTAAAAGCTTCAAGGGCCCCCCGCGCTGCCTGTCGCACCACCACCAGTGCTTCCTGCAGCAGCCGGCGGGCGCAGCCCAGCTGGGGGGCCCTGTGACCGACTGCCCCCCGCACCACCCCCAGCCCATCCGCTCAGTCTCCGAGGGAGTTGACTTCTACTCAGAGCTACGCGACACAGGATTTCAACCGGGGACAAGCCGGGGGCCCAGGGAAGAGGTGGCAAGGGCATCTGTCAAGGAAGAACCGTGTTAG
- the GSG1 gene encoding germ cell-specific gene 1 protein isoform X5 translates to MASCRGLVRMELPKGFSDQRTCLSALLSVLSLSLSTASLLSNYWFVGTQKVPKPLCGKGLAAKCFDMPLPLDGGSTNSSPQEVVQYSWEAGDDRFTFHAFRSGMWLSCEETVEEPGERCRSFLELTPPTEREILWLSLGAQFACIGLELISFLLLLTDLLFTGNPGCGLKLSAFAAVSSVLSGLLGMVGHMMYSQVFQATANLGPEDWRPHAWKYGWAFYTAWVSFTCCMASAVTTFNTYTRLVLEFKCKHSKSFKGPPRCLSHHHQCFLQQPAGAAQLGGPVTDCPPHHPQPIRSVSEGVDFYSELRDTGFQPGTSRGPREEVARASVKEEPC, encoded by the exons ATGGCGAGCTGTCGGGGACTCGTGCGG ATGGAACTCCCGAAGGGCTTCTCTGACCAACGGACATGCCTATCTGCCCTCCTCAGCGTGCTATCACTCAGCCTCTCCACAGCATCCCTGCTCAGCAACTACTGGTTTGTGGGCACACAGAAGGTGCCCAAGCCCCTGTGCGGGAAAGGTCTGGCAGCCAAGTGCTTTGACATGCCACTGCCCTTGGATGGGGGCAGCACCAACTCATCACCCCAGGAGGTGGTGCAAtacagctgggaggctggggatgaCCGCTTCACCTTCCATGCCTTCCGCAGCGGCATGTGGCTATCCTGTGAGGAAACTGTGGAAGAACCAG GGGAGAGGTGTCGAAGCTTCCTTGAACTCACACCACCAACCGAGAGAG AGATCCTCTGGTTATCACTGGGAGCCCAGTTCGCCTGCATCGGACTTGAACTCATCAGCTTCCTCCTGCTACTGACGGACTTGCTATTCACGGGGAACCCGGGCTGCGGGCTCAAGCTGAGCGCCTTTGCAGCTGTATCCTCCGTCTTGTCAG GCCTCCTGGGGATGGTGGGCCATATGATGTACTCACAAGTCTTCCAGGCAACAGCCAATTTGGGTCCAGAAGACTGGAGGCCCCATGCTTGGAAGTATGGCTGGGCCTTCTA CACAGCCTGGGTTTCCTTCACCTGCTGCATGGCATCAGCAGTCACCACCTTCAACACCTACACCAGGCTGGTGCTGGAGTTCAAGTGCAAGCACAGTAAAAGCTTCAAGGGCCCCCCGCGCTGCCTGTCGCACCACCACCAGTGCTTCCTGCAGCAGCCGGCGGGCGCAGCCCAGCTGGGGGGCCCTGTGACCGACTGCCCCCCGCACCACCCCCAGCCCATCCGCTCAGTCTCCGAGGGAGTTGACTTCTACTCAGAGCTACGCGACACAGGATTTCAACCGGGGACAAGCCGGGGGCCCAGGGAAGAGGTGGCAAGGGCATCTGTCAAGGAAGAACCGTGTTAG
- the GSG1 gene encoding germ cell-specific gene 1 protein isoform X3 produces the protein MELPKGFSDQRTCLSALLSVLSLSLSTASLLSNYWFVGTQKVPKPLCGKGLAAKCFDMPLPLDGGSTNSSPQEVVQYSWEAGDDRFTFHAFRSGMWLSCEETVEEPGERCRSFLELTPPTERGEKGLLEFATLQGSRHPTLRFGGKRLMEKAFLSHPPLGLVAKILWLSLGAQFACIGLELISFLLLLTDLLFTGNPGCGLKLSAFAAVSSVLSGLLGMVGHMMYSQVFQATANLGPEDWRPHAWKYGWAFYTAWVSFTCCMASAVTTFNTYTRLVLEFKCKHSKSFKGPPRCLSHHHQCFLQQPAGAAQLGGPVTDCPPHHPQPIRSVSEGVDFYSELRDTGFQPGTSRGPREEVARASVKEEPC, from the exons ATGGAACTCCCGAAGGGCTTCTCTGACCAACGGACATGCCTATCTGCCCTCCTCAGCGTGCTATCACTCAGCCTCTCCACAGCATCCCTGCTCAGCAACTACTGGTTTGTGGGCACACAGAAGGTGCCCAAGCCCCTGTGCGGGAAAGGTCTGGCAGCCAAGTGCTTTGACATGCCACTGCCCTTGGATGGGGGCAGCACCAACTCATCACCCCAGGAGGTGGTGCAAtacagctgggaggctggggatgaCCGCTTCACCTTCCATGCCTTCCGCAGCGGCATGTGGCTATCCTGTGAGGAAACTGTGGAAGAACCAG GGGAGAGGTGTCGAAGCTTCCTTGAACTCACACCACCAACCGAGAGAGGTGAGAAAGGACTACTGGAATTTGCCACGTTGCAAGGCTCACGTCACCCCACTCTCCGATTTGGAGGGAAGCGGTTGATGGAGAAGGctttcctctcccatcctcccttgGGGCTTGTGGCAA AGATCCTCTGGTTATCACTGGGAGCCCAGTTCGCCTGCATCGGACTTGAACTCATCAGCTTCCTCCTGCTACTGACGGACTTGCTATTCACGGGGAACCCGGGCTGCGGGCTCAAGCTGAGCGCCTTTGCAGCTGTATCCTCCGTCTTGTCAG GCCTCCTGGGGATGGTGGGCCATATGATGTACTCACAAGTCTTCCAGGCAACAGCCAATTTGGGTCCAGAAGACTGGAGGCCCCATGCTTGGAAGTATGGCTGGGCCTTCTA CACAGCCTGGGTTTCCTTCACCTGCTGCATGGCATCAGCAGTCACCACCTTCAACACCTACACCAGGCTGGTGCTGGAGTTCAAGTGCAAGCACAGTAAAAGCTTCAAGGGCCCCCCGCGCTGCCTGTCGCACCACCACCAGTGCTTCCTGCAGCAGCCGGCGGGCGCAGCCCAGCTGGGGGGCCCTGTGACCGACTGCCCCCCGCACCACCCCCAGCCCATCCGCTCAGTCTCCGAGGGAGTTGACTTCTACTCAGAGCTACGCGACACAGGATTTCAACCGGGGACAAGCCGGGGGCCCAGGGAAGAGGTGGCAAGGGCATCTGTCAAGGAAGAACCGTGTTAG